In Mixophyes fleayi isolate aMixFle1 chromosome 4, aMixFle1.hap1, whole genome shotgun sequence, the following proteins share a genomic window:
- the CCND2 gene encoding G1/S-specific cyclin-D2 isoform X2 — MELLCSEVETVRRAQADPTLLFDDRVLQNLLTVEERYLPQCSYFKCVQKDIQPFMRRMVATWMLEVCEEQKCEEEVFPLAMNYLDRFLAVIPTRKCHLQLLGAVCMFLASKLKETIPLTAEKLCIYTDNSIKPQELLEWELVVLGKLKWNLAAVTPHDFIEHILRKLPLPKEKLLMVRKHAQTFIALCATDFNFALYPPSMIATGSVGAAICGLQLDDAESALSGDSLTEHLAKITNTDVHSLPLTPVSPTCK; from the exons ATGGAGCTGCTGTGCTCCGAGGTGGAGACCGTCCGCAGGGCTCAGGCTGACCCCACGCTGCTCTTTGATGACCGGGTCCTGCAGAATCTGCTCACCGTGGAGGAGAGGTATCTGCCCCAGTGCTCCTACTTCAAATGTGTCCAGAAGGACATCCAGCCCTTCATGAGGAGGATGGTGGCCACCTGGATGCTGGAG GTCTGTGAAGAACAGAAGTGTGAGGAGGAGGTATTCCCATTGGCAATGAACTACCTGGATAGGTTTTTAGCAGTGATCCCTACAAGAAAGTGCCATCTGCAGCTCCTGGGGGCTGTCTGTATGTTTCTTGCATCCAAACTGAAAGAGACTATTCCTTTAACTGCAGAAAAACTTTGCATATATACTGACAATTCAATCAAACCCCAAGAGCTGCTG GAGTGGGAGCTGGTGGTTTTGGGGAAATTGAAGTGGAACCTCGCTGCCGTCACACCTCATGACTTTATTGAACATATATTACGAAAGCTGCCTTTACCTAAAGAAAAGTTGCTCATGGTGCGGAAGCATGCACAGACATTTATTGCACTCTGTGCCACAG ACTTTAACTTTGCCCTGTACCCACCGTCTATGATAGCGACTGGAAGTGTGGGAGCCGCAATCTGTGGGTTGCAGTTGGACGATGCAGAAAGCGCTCTCTCTGGCGATAGTCTGACGGAGCACTTGGCCAAGATCACTAACACAGATGTG